The following proteins come from a genomic window of Lolium rigidum isolate FL_2022 chromosome 5, APGP_CSIRO_Lrig_0.1, whole genome shotgun sequence:
- the LOC124656589 gene encoding septin and tuftelin-interacting protein 1 homolog 1-like, which yields MALLASTSPAVAKMLLRWNFKEGSGLGARGQGIVAPVQLCNTTSGIGYGERSYENGLPGTTPAVQEEWRRRCEELARALRLEEECCFKTLELLLRDMTRDDDARSRAERAEALAAVVKSMKVFQLKRTPGMWKATLPSSSVLYIVERVIKPKMAADAQEWTPSWDADCHQWVRPWIPLVGHLPDGLFDAVERKITNHANEYAVISPWKDYMDQTQWDTFTRRHVLPWLTSLVRELIIAPPKQMDPSFHTLMEWAPLVPAKTVVSILEEELFFDRFEDALRHWLQSGAGKPSSKEAVAWCTGWKNLFTPDLLTDERVLARMDAVADLVDTEA from the coding sequence ATGGCGCTACTGGCGTCAACaagtccggcggtggccaagatgCTGCTTCGGTGGAACTTCAAGGAGGGATCCGGCCTGGGCGCGCGGGGACAAGGGATCGTCGCCCCCGTACAGCTCTGCAACACTACAAGCGGCATCGGCTACGGAGAGAGGTCGTACGAAAACGGCCTTCCTGGCACGACGCCGGCGGTCCAAGAAGAGTGGCGCCGGCGGTGCGAGGAGCTTGCACGAGCCCTGCGGCTCGAGGAGGAGTGCTGCTTCAAGACCCTCGAGCTGCTGCTGCGCGACATGACGCGAGACGACGACGCCCGCAGCAGAGCGGAGAGGGCGGAGGCGCTGGCGGCGGTCGTCAAGTCCATGAAGGTGTTTCAGCTGAAGCGCACGCCGGGGATGTGGAAAGCCACGCTGCCTTCTTCTTCAGTTCTCTACATCGTCGAGCGCGTGATCAAGCCGAAGATGGCGGCGGACGCGCAGGAGTGGACGCCGTCGTGGGACGCGGACTGCCACCAGTGGGTGCGGCCGTGGATCCCCCTCGTCGGCCACTTGCCGGACGGCCTCTTCGACGCCGTGGAGCGCAAGATCACCAACCACGCCAACGAGTACGCCGTCATCTCGCCATGGAAGGATTACATGGACCAGACACAGTGGGACACCTTCACCCGGCGCCACGTCCTGCCGTGGCTGACGAGTCTCGTGCGGGAGCTGATAATCGCGCCGCCCAAGCAGATGGACCCTTCCTTCCACACGCTCATGGAGTGGGCGCCCCTCGTGCCGGCCAAGACCGTGGTGTCCATCCTTGAAGAAGAGCTCTTCTTCGACAGATTTGAAGATGCGCTGCGACACTGGCTGCAGTCCGGCGCCGGGAAGCCGTCTTCCAAGGAGGCCGTCGCCTGGTGCACCGGCTGGAAGAACCTGTTTACGCCCGACCTGCTTACCGACGAACGCGTACTCGCGCGTATGGATGCCGTCGCCGACTTGGTCGATACGGAAGCCTAG
- the LOC124655390 gene encoding uncharacterized protein LOC124655390: protein MIAVVLFGLMRQSSAWERDCSVPSILSAIEMNLKLSSPWMFLCFTPILLFLAFLFLTTGQNPRFGTFLFVTVICYIIANGFTILLILCSKLILYVAAILHVFVKRRWQSWEDGTQSPFIRQFLAFSFSFQSLKIVQMTKNNTNIVVAFATISLVCFVHPAIGLGLLLLSHSLHAHSALCSFLGASFRNIAQKKGLYKSKMGNNPILLSKSKPDGIEQLLPMDDSPTAAKSFTDSQLEVFDCRHGIMILHLLAMLMFVPSLVAWLQRIGVGPRFPWFVDSAICVGVILHGLFGAQPSASCMSFKLPGRRGYEVGPSFLYLLGGYYSFVSSMALAPYRALYAMAIIGFICFASRILEIRGKMRGEHSSRKRHWHRH, encoded by the exons ATGATTGCTGTAGTACTGTTTGGCCTGATGCGGCAATCATCAGCATGGGAGCGTGATTGTTCTGTGCCATCTATTTTGTCAGCTATAGAGATGAACCTGAAACTGTCAAGCCCATGGATGTTCCTTTGCTTCACGCCAATACTTCTATTCCTTGCCTTTTTGTTTCTCACTACAGGGCAAAACCCTCGATTTGGGACCTTCTTGTTTGTTACGGTCATCTGCTATATAATTGCTAATGGTTTCACCATTTTGCTGATACTTTGTTCGAAACTGATTCTGTATGTCGCGGCTATTCTACATGTCTTCGTCAAAAGACG TTGGCAATCATGGGAGGACGGTACCCAATCTCCATTTATTCGCCAGTTTCTCGCTTTCTCATTCTCATTTCAATCTCTCAAG ATTGTGCAGATGACCAAGAACAATACAAATATAGTTGTAGCATTTGCTACAATTTCTCTTGTCTGCTTTGTTCACCCCGCAATTGGTCTTGGTCTATTACTTCTTTCACATTCGCTCCATGCTCATTCAGCACTCTGCAG TTTCTTGGGAGCTTCGTTTCGTAATATCGCTCAGAAAAAGGGCCTCTATAAATCCAAGATGGGTAATAATCCTATTCTACTATCCAAAAGTAAACCAGATGGGATCGAGCAACTCCTGCCAATGGATGATAGCCCAACCGCTGCTAAAAGCTTTACTGACAGCCAGCTAGAAGTGTTCGATTGTCGGCATGGGATCATGATTCTGCATCTTCTAGCTATGCTCATGTTTGTgccttcgcttgttgcttggctaCAG AGAATCGGAGTAGGCCCGAGATTTCCCTGGTTTGTGGATTCTGCAATTTGTGTGGGTGTTATTCTGCATGGCCTTTTTGGAGCGCAACCAAGTGCCAGCTGTATGTCTTTCAAGTTACCTGGAAGGAGAGGATACGAAGTCGGGCCGAGCTTTCTTTACCTCCTTGGTGGCTATTATTCCTTCGTTAGCTCCATGGCATTGGCACCTTACAGAGCGCTATATGCGATGGCCATCATTGGTTTCATCTGTTTTGCCTCCAGAATTCTCGAGATCAGAGGTAAGATGAGAGGTGAACATAGCTCTAGAAAAAGGCACTGGCATAGACACTAG
- the LOC124656590 gene encoding septin and tuftelin-interacting protein 1 homolog 1-like: protein MALLASTSPAVAKMLLRWNFKEGSGLGARGQGIVAPVQLCNTTTGIGYGERSYENGLPGTTPAVQEEWRRRCEELARALRLEEVCCFKTLELLLRDMTRYDDARSRAETAEALAAIVKSMKMFQLKRTPGMWKATLPSSTVLYIVERVIKPKMAADAQEWTPSWDADCHQWVRPWIPLVGHLPDGLFDAVERKITNHADEYAVISPWKDYMDQTQWDTFTRRHVLPWLTSLVRELMIAPPKQMDPSFHTLMQWAPLVPAKTVVSILEEELFFDRFEDALRHWLQSGAGKPSAKEAVAWCTGWKNLFTPDLLADEGVLARMDAIADLVDAEA from the coding sequence ATGGCGCTACTGGCGTCAACtagtccggcggtggccaagatgCTGCTTCGGTGGAACTTCAAGGAGGGCTCCGGCCTCGGCGCGCGGGGACAAGGGATCGTCGCCCCCGTACAGCTCTGCAACACTACAACCGGCATCGGCTACGGAGAGAGGTCGTACGAAAACGGCCTTCCTGGCACGACGCCGGCGGTCCAAGAAGAGTGGCGCCGGCGGTGCGAGGAGCTTGCACGAGCCCTGCGGCTCGAGGAGGTGTGCTGCTTCAAGACCCTCGAGCTGCTGCTGCGCGACATGACGCGATACGACGACGCCCGCAGCAGAGCGGAGACGGCGGAGGCGCTGGCGGCGATCGTCAAGTCCATGAAGATGTTTCAGCTGAAGCGCACGCCGGGGATGTGGAAAGCCACGCTGCCTTCTTCCACGGTGCTCTACATCGTCGAGCGCGTGATCAAGCCGAAGATGGCGGCGGACGCGCAGGAGTGGACGCCGTCGTGGGACGCGGACTGCCACCAGTGGGTGCGGCCGTGGATCCCCCTCGTCGGCCACTTGCCGGACGGCCTCTTCGACGCCGTGGAGCGCAAGATCACCAACCACGCCGACGAGTACGCCGTCATCTCGCCATGGAAGGATTACATGGACCAGACACAGTGGGACACCTTCACCCGGCGCCACGTCCTGCCGTGGCTGACGAGTCTCGTGCGGGAGCTGATGATCGCGCCGCCCAAGCAGATGGACCCTTCCTTCCACACGCTCATGCAGTGGGCGCCCCTCGTGCCGGCCAAGACCGTAGTGTCCATCCTTGAAGAAGAGCTCTTCTTCGACAGATTTGAAGACGCGCTGCGACACTGGCTGCAGTCCGGCGCCGGGAAGCCGTCTGCCAAGGAGGCCGTCGCCTGGTGCACCGGCTGGAAGAACCTGTTTACGCCCGACCTGCTTGCCGACGAAGGCGTACTCGCGCGTATGGATGCCATCGCCGACTTGGTCGATGCTGAAGCCTAG